A single Methylobacterium sp. 17Sr1-1 DNA region contains:
- a CDS encoding ligase-associated DNA damage response exonuclease has translation MAPRPTDLLTLTREGLYCPPGDFHVDPVRPVPRALITHGHADHARAGHGAVLATPETLRIMAVRYGEDFCGTRQEARLGEAIRLNDVTVRFHPAGHVLGSAQIAIERGGCRIVNSGDYKRARDPTCLPFEVVPCDVFITEATFGLPVFRHPVARDEVRKLLDSVRLFPERTHIVGAYALGKAQRVMALLREEGFSEPIYLHGAMEKLTDLYRREGIPLGETIKVVAAERPKLGGRIVICPPSAIQDLWSRKFPDPVTGFASGWMRVRARARQKGVELPLVISDHSDWDDLCRTIQETGASEVWVTHGQEDALVHWCGTQGIRAKPLHMLGYGDEGEAEPEPPGSGSEAADGKAAESAA, from the coding sequence ATGGCGCCGCGCCCCACCGACCTGCTCACCCTGACCCGCGAAGGCCTCTACTGCCCGCCGGGGGACTTTCACGTCGATCCGGTCCGCCCGGTACCGCGCGCGCTTATCACCCACGGCCATGCCGACCACGCCCGGGCGGGCCATGGCGCGGTGCTGGCGACGCCCGAGACCCTGCGCATCATGGCGGTGCGCTACGGCGAGGACTTTTGCGGGACCCGCCAGGAGGCGCGGCTCGGCGAGGCGATCCGGCTCAACGACGTCACGGTGCGCTTCCACCCCGCTGGCCATGTCCTCGGCTCGGCCCAGATCGCGATCGAGCGGGGCGGCTGCCGGATCGTCAATTCGGGCGACTACAAGCGGGCGCGCGACCCGACCTGCCTTCCCTTCGAGGTCGTGCCCTGCGACGTGTTCATCACCGAGGCGACCTTCGGCCTGCCGGTCTTCCGCCATCCGGTCGCCCGGGACGAGGTGCGCAAGCTGCTCGACTCGGTCCGGCTCTTCCCCGAGCGCACCCACATCGTCGGCGCCTACGCGCTCGGCAAGGCGCAACGGGTGATGGCGCTCCTGCGCGAGGAGGGCTTTTCCGAGCCGATCTACCTGCACGGCGCGATGGAGAAGCTGACCGATCTCTACCGCCGCGAGGGCATTCCCCTCGGCGAGACCATCAAGGTCGTGGCGGCGGAGCGACCGAAGCTCGGGGGCAGGATCGTGATCTGCCCTCCTTCCGCGATCCAGGACCTGTGGTCGCGCAAGTTTCCCGATCCGGTCACCGGCTTCGCCTCGGGCTGGATGCGGGTGCGGGCCCGCGCACGCCAGAAGGGCGTCGAGCTGCCCCTCGTCATCTCCGACCACTCGGACTGGGACGACCTCTGCCGCACCATCCAGGAGACCGGCGCCAGCGAGGTCTGGGTCACCCACGGCCAGGAGGACGCCCTGGTGCATTGGTGCGGGACGCAAGGGATCCGCGCCAAGCCCCTGCACATGCTGGGCTACGGCGACGAGGGCGAGGCCGAGCCGGAGCCCCCGGGATCAGGCAGCGAGGCCGCCGACGGCAAGGCTGCGGAGAGCGCCGCGTGA
- a CDS encoding methyltransferase domain-containing protein, whose amino-acid sequence MPAPARSSGDLLADRRYAWAEAVLADGDAGAAADLAAQVLERAPGYAPAWLLLGRARAADPALRADAPEAFRAALALDPEDSLGARLHLVELGLEEFDWDELDLGEFDLAAEEAISPAYVRALFDGYAGRFERHLVEGLGYRGPALIREALERLRGPDASFPRVLDLGCGTGLMARALDGIAGTLAGIDLSPGMLAEARRTGLYARLHEGDLRDFLRAEPPSSADLAVAADVFIYLREIGPVLRETTRVLAPGGLFAFTVQGHAGARGTVLGADGRYAHGVESLQEDAAAAGLRVALLEPAEIRRQNGAGVPGWLAVLAR is encoded by the coding sequence ATGCCCGCCCCCGCCCGCTCCTCCGGCGACCTCCTCGCCGACCGCCGCTACGCCTGGGCCGAGGCCGTCCTGGCCGACGGCGACGCGGGCGCCGCCGCCGACCTCGCCGCCCAGGTGCTGGAGCGCGCCCCCGGCTACGCCCCGGCCTGGCTGCTGCTCGGCCGCGCCCGCGCCGCCGACCCGGCCCTGCGGGCAGACGCCCCGGAGGCGTTCCGGGCCGCGCTCGCCCTCGATCCGGAGGATTCCTTGGGCGCCCGCCTGCACCTGGTGGAGCTCGGCTTGGAGGAGTTCGACTGGGACGAACTCGACTTGGGCGAATTCGATTTGGCGGCCGAGGAGGCGATCTCGCCGGCCTATGTCCGGGCTTTGTTCGACGGCTATGCCGGCCGCTTCGAGCGCCACCTGGTGGAGGGCCTGGGGTATCGCGGCCCGGCGCTGATCCGTGAGGCGCTGGAGCGGCTGCGCGGGCCGGACGCCTCCTTTCCGCGCGTGCTCGACCTCGGCTGCGGCACCGGCCTGATGGCCCGGGCCCTCGACGGGATCGCCGGCACGCTCGCCGGCATCGACCTCTCGCCCGGCATGCTGGCCGAGGCGCGCCGCACCGGCCTCTACGCCCGCCTGCACGAGGGGGACCTCCGGGATTTTTTGCGAGCCGAGCCGCCGTCGAGCGCCGACCTCGCGGTGGCGGCGGACGTGTTCATCTACCTGCGCGAGATCGGCCCGGTGCTGCGGGAGACCACCCGGGTGCTGGCCCCCGGCGGCCTGTTCGCCTTCACGGTACAGGGCCATGCCGGCGCGCGCGGCACGGTGCTCGGGGCGGATGGCCGCTACGCCCACGGGGTCGAGAGCCTGCAGGAGGATGCGGCGGCGGCGGGCTTGAGGGTCGCGCTGCTGGAGCCGGCGGAGATCAGGCGGCAGAACGGAGCAGGCG